Genomic DNA from Pygocentrus nattereri isolate fPygNat1 chromosome 11, fPygNat1.pri, whole genome shotgun sequence:
aaatttacatgggagtgaatggggcggttttctgtgcctagtgccaaacaaacgctcataactctaaagctaattgataaaatgatgagatattctgaggtttcagaaaggacaagtttctctaccttttaaaactgaaacggagtttctaggtgaaagtttaaggattttaaagcagattccctgcgtgatcagctgtgtctgtgagactgagtggcctgctgtgacgtcatcaatgtcagttagaatctgaagttctgaactTTCTGccgttcattcttatgggaggtttttcatttttatacttaattttattaaaaactatcaatccgatcgactccaaacatacagagcacaagtcacagcgtcgagaccttcgaaacgcagtttgaatggagtctgtacgttaagcggttcgggctgtattaatcacaggaaagtgtggaagaagaataagaagaagtatgagagataacaatagagataacaatagagataacaatagagataacagTAGAGGGCTCTAATTAGTAATCAGTAAAGGCCACCTCAAACCAGACACACAGTGCAGCATCTCGCAGCATCTAAAAATTCGACAGTGACTTTCAGCACTTCTCAGTTTCTCTAAGTACCAACATGCACCACTCATTCGCTATTACTGCATTAAGTTAAACCTAGAACACATCCACAGAAAGCTAAGTAGGTGATTTGTGGTTTCCAATTTACATCAAGTGAGGCAGTCTGAAGTCTCCTCAGTCGATGTTGCTAGCCTAGTCTATTTTTGCCTTGTGTTCTTTTGctggaaaacactgaatttgtGAAGCTTTTTTCCACTAAATCTTTAAGAGTAGAGTGTAAAATcctttttacactgttttacacattttaggATTGTCTATAAAGCAAACAATGGTTTCGACATCGGGAAAGACTGCAGACTTTACAATTGGTAGTGAAGATGCAGAATCATGGACTTTGTTCACTTGGATCAGTTGTTTACAACAAGGTCTGCAGcagtaaagaaaaacaacagattGGCAAACAGCAGAAATCATAACGGTACAAACATCAGAACTGTCCAGGTTAGGGTCTTATCTGCAGTTCTTCATGGATGTGAAAGATGGACAACGAAAAATGAGACACATGCAAAACATTGATTCTTCTCAACTTTCTTGGATGGCTAAGAAAACGACACAAAGGGAGTCTCGGCCAAATCAAGCCTTAAATCTCTTGAagcccaaataaacaaaccaagGACAAAAGGGACATCCAGCCATAAGACAGATGAAGACAATTCTGTAGAAACACTATCCATGTGGTCTCCAGGAGCTGAAACCAACTTGACACacttaataacaataacaatgatgataataataataataataataataataataataataatagagtgtaaaaagaaatgaaaacgaTACACTTCATGTGAACTGATGCTATACGTTGCAGTGtctcttcattcttcattcaatCTCTAAGTGATACCAGagctttatttctaaaaaacatttctaaaaacatatttctaatTAGTCTTTTGAAGTATAATATATTACCTTTTTGGCAATTTCAATGTGCAGATTTTTCTCCACCGTGTCTATGAGGGGGTTTTTGCAGCTCGAGTACAACATCCTCTCCCGAATGCTGCATTTATAGCCAGGCATCGAATAGATAAACACTGTAAAGATACACAGTATATGACTGATCTGCTTAATAAAATCATCAGGAATGCAAAAGCACAATCTGTCACAGTAAAATGATGTGGTTGGCTTTTTAAAGCTACAGATGTATAGCTGTAGAGTTACTGTCAGCAGAAGGACAGCTTTCAGAATCTGGAGTCACCTTTTTCTCTCGGCTTATGATGAGTAAATAATTCACCTGTGTACTCCAGGTAGTCTCCttcatgtgtatgtttgtagAGGAAGAAGTGGTAGCGTGCAGCATCTTTAGGGATTCTTTTTGGCAGGTCCTTCAACTCTGTCGGAGCTGTGCTGGACAACTTGATGGACTCCCTCGGAAAATCTATTTCCTGGAGCGAGtgcaaacacattcagcatTCTATCAGTGCGCATAATTAACCGACTCCCTGCTGAAATATTTCTATCACAAGCAGACACTGCAGTTTAGCTGTGTGGCATACATCAcgtctgaaaacacacacacacacacacacacacacattttctgagccgcttctccctcagggtcgggtgggggggggttatgctggagcctatcccagcggtcattgggtggaaggcaggatacaccctggacaggtcgccagtccatcacagggcagacagacagacacagactgacactcacacccaggggcaatttagcacgtccaattggcctgactgcacgtctttgggctgtgggaggaaaccggagaacccggaggaaacccacgcagacacggggagaacatgcaaactccacgcagagaggaccccggtcacctggccggggaatcgatcccaggccctcctcgctgtgaggtgacagcggtACCCACCCAACTAAACACCATCTAATTAAAAACATATATCCTGTGTTTGGGGAGAATTTTTTACAGAACTACAAAACTAACAGTTTTCAAAAACAGTGATCGATGACGATGTGTAACAGCAGGTACAGAAAAAACAATGTCACGGcacttaaagacattttcacaacacacatcacacagacaTACTTCCACATACTGAACCGAACATCCAATTAAACATGCCTAACGATGCTCTCGccttaatgaaacatgcagctgctcagtgtCCTTTCAGCACTGACACTATTAGTAATAGCAAAAGCAGAAAAGACAGATTGTGTATCGTGGTAATGACaacatatcatcatattgcccacctctaagtGATAGTACTGCATTTGGTTGGTAATCAGGCATCACTTACAAGCTGAACATAGtttattctcttctctctgaACTGCTCCAGGGCCTGAATAGCCTCTCTCTGCATGGGAAAAGATACACCCTGCAGAGTCTGCTGCTTTGTGTCCACATGGATGTCCGTCTGCACCTGGAAAGACACACATACGCGTTGCTTATTTCTTCACCACACCGCTCAGCACCATCTGGAACCGATAGAGCTTATGCAGTCACAAAGATAAACCTTGCAGTCTCAGTCTAGATCCTATTAGTGATCAGTTTGACTACATGTAGATAATAGTTTTAACTATGTTTTCGACTTGAAGGTGCTTCAGGCCTCAATGTGCTggctgttgccatggaaaacacattttccaagaGGCCAGACGAGGACACTAGTACATACGGCTGTCGGCTAGAATGCTTAGCAATGACACAGCGGGTCGAAAAACGAATCCAGCTTGGTTTGCGCTGTGACCTGGATCTGCTCATCCATTCACAACTCCTAATCCATCTACACAGTGTAATCCTGGGGAGTTGAAAGTTGTTTCATTCTGCGACAATATTCACATATAATTACAATTCTCTGATAATTAGATTACTAATAATCACAGAATTAGATTTCACAGTTACATTATGCTGCAACATACTTCAATAGTTGcatacactgaacaaaaatcaatcattaattgcaattatttatatgattattaatcctcagctaaaatttcatgattgtgacacaccagacacaacagaaaaaaaaccagGCCAAACTATGGTGTGTATGCGCTTctgtgagtcaccctgtaaattcagtaataataatataaaagtcAGGAGTTCACAGGAGTTTTTCAAAGCACGTCATACATCTTTACGTATTAACgtcacacacaggctcaaaaagaaggtccaaaaatcaacattatactgatgaagatattaTGACAATCGTGGATACTTCACTTACATCCTCACcgagttttgactgagttctctttgaatattctTTGAACGTGCTCACAATCATCCGATTCATCCATTCAGGGGTCTCAAGCCTGGACAATGGTACAGATATTCTTCCACATGGTGCACGGAATTATACATTTTCACCAGAAATCCTCAAAGTGCAAAGTGTAATTAATTACACAGGCACTACATGATTATACATCTATTTTCATGTTCGGTATCAACAGTTTTCAGTCTGCAATTCAGGCTTGTTTACGGATGTTGCAatgtcaagaaatgacaaaaatgtggcaaaaattCAAAGGATTTTTTCCCCAGTTGAAAACGACTACAgcaacttttcatcaaattcaaatcatactAATATATCTGCTCttctacatacatacaaacataaacGTGGCATTCAGTGAAAGTTTAGAACCTGCACTTTTGACAGAATAATAAAGTATAAGTTTATACAGcatttaaatgagcactgaattatcagctgcacttatatactatattttacattacattttacattacattaacagcatttagctgacgctcttatccagagcgacttacaatttgatcattttacacaattggcctgactgcatgtctttaggactgtgggaggaaaccggagaacccggaggaaacccacgcagacacggggagaacatgctgactccacacagagaggaccccggttgcccggccagggaatcgaacccaggccctccttgctgtgaggcgatagcgctacccaccacgccaccgtgccgcattttattgtattgcacggtgttgtagtttactgtattgtattgcattgaatggcacagagttctgtgtttaactctcttccttttctctctgtatctacagtgactctttgtttctatcagtatctgagctcaggaccgtctttctctctaacctactggtaactaacaaagatactttctctagacagacaaagctcttcttgtaagtcgctctggataagagcgtctgctaaacgctgtaaatgtaaaatgtaaataagtgaaaataattgttAAATTTCACAGTTTGTTATTGCCGGTGAGAGCTGGGACTATGAAAGGTTAAAGGATCGGTTTTGTTCATAATGGTAGGTTGTATTTACTCCCTACACTTTCAAAAGCAAGAGGCATCCCTCTCCTCCATTTTCCCATCAGACGTGGCTCCTGTTCACCTAAACATACAGCATATGGCTTATCCAGTCACAGAGACGCCACGAGATGGACCTGCTTTCGCGTCCATCCACTTAATAGATGCAGTCTCTCACAAAATGAATAGTAAATATCTCAAagcctcttttctctctgcccacaaatgtagCTTAGTGTGGTATTATCTTCTTCCTGCAGCTGCTGATCTACTGAGGGGGCTGCTGCGTTGAAGTTGGCTGTTTTTTTGGAGGCTGTCATTCTGAAACGGCTAAAGAGAGCCAGGCCATGCTTTATGGTTTTAGAGTAAGCATACGGCCTATACATCATAAACAGTATGTCCTACATTTGGTTGCATGAAGGGGTCTAGATGAGAGAGCGTTTATAACTACATGGTTTTATGGTCAGCTCGAATTAAATGCCATCCAGAAATATACTGGCGTAAGCTGAGGCTCAAAAAGACTGAATAAGGAAGAATTACATCCTAGAACAGGAGTTTTGGGATGTTTCAATCCCattcaataaacacacacagtcattgAAGACAGTTTCACTGCATATATGAATCAGACAAAACCATTGGCTGCCACAGCCATAATATCTAGGGACCAGAGACGGATGGGAGGCAGATGGGAGATCCACAGCAGAGAGTAAAACTGTGATCTAGATCTAGGCCAGTTTCTAATCTGTTCAGCAGTGAAAAATCAATGCCCTACACCAATCCAGCAAGGTCACATGACCAACAGCAGCCAGCATTTTGAAGCCTCAGTCACCAACTTATGGAGCGCATGTTAAGGGTGAAACGATTCCAATACAGTATAAATAACTGAGGGATGCCAGTGGAGTACCAACATTTAAAACTGCATCACTGATGTACCCCTCAGCCTCATAAAAGCTGATCTACATGAATAATAGACAATCCAATAGTTAACGACTTTCTTTAATTCACTGTATGCAACTATTaagtacaagcctaaagtgaCCAGGTTGGCTGATGAGCTCTCTTTCTTCCTAGCTGCCGATACCCAGTAGCTCTGGTGACTGATGACTGATGacacagctcaagctcaaattAACAACACTCACCGCTACCCTCAGCATGTGTTGTAGCACCAAGTCATACTTGCAAGTGTTGTCTTGTTTTCGCAAGAGTAATGATGCGTCTGAATAAATGTGTTGTCTGCTTTCTTATGTTTACACGAATGCATCCGAAACCACTGGATGAACCTTTAAATTCCCCTCACAATCCGTCTGCTGCGGACTGTGAAAGCCAACAGCTGCAGAAAATAATTGTGATCTAGCATTTATTCTCGCAGGGCTACAAACGGATGAGATGCAGATATATTGCTGATTTACTGCAGCAGCCCAGTGTCACGTCTTCTGGAGCACAGCAAACATGGCATCAAATACGAGTCTGAAATATCAACCAAACCCAAACATCTGATCGATGATCGTTACTTTTATAAAGCAATTATCTGCCAAAATCATTGTGTATTTGTAGTTTTTGGcaagtaaaatattttaaaaattcaaaacaaatcTTGCTTTCAGAATCGAAAAATGTATTAGacctgaaaatgtgtgttaGTGTCACTAGCGGAACAAATCAGAGCCGGGCCGGGGGCGGGGCAAATGACCGGGCCCTTTATaccctttattatttaataaagctcATCATAACATCATTTTACAACGTACACATGCCGCAACAGCGGGGCTTACAAGCTTTGCTTATCGGTGATCCAAATATCGGCGATCCACTTGAAACTTTGCGTGTCATAAAGTTAAATGTCAGAGTGAAAATGAAGCCGGTCCTGCAGAACAACAtcttattcagtattttacacCCACTACATCACTAGAGTCAGTCGGTCTGGTGAAGTTTTTAGAAACCATGACTCAGTCCAGACTGTGGCACCCTTTAAAAGCCCCATGTAAGACTTGAATGATGGGTGATGTAAGGTGGGCTGTGCCTTTGGACGTATACCGTGCTCATCTGGATACAATCAGGCTACTTGAaatcttttcctctctcccatCCGGGCCCCCTCTAGGCCCAGGCCGGGGGCGTGCCGTCCTCCCAGCCTCCCTGAAGCCCCGCCCCTGGTTAGTGTTACAGCTCTGGAGCATATGGACAAAGCTGTCCTAAATGGTGTTGTCGGTCACACGGGTTCAGTTATTAGATATAAATGACCGCAGTATTTGTTTCTGTCAGCAATACTAAAGTGTCCAAACTGTTCAAGTAATTCTTGTTTCGTGTGAATCTGTTTCATGCGTGAGTGGCAGTGGGCTTGACTAGCTGCAGTGGTACCTCGTTGAGTTTGATCTGCCTCAGTTCCTCCTCAGCAGCGGTCAGTGGGAGCGGAGCAGCCAGGGAGGTCAGGTACCTTTTATACCCGTTTAGAGAAATGTCATCCTGGGCAATAAAAAGGTCTGTTAGCAGGTCCCTAATAGTTGATCAAATATTAGCACTCAAATTTAGCAGTAATACTGGTATTGCTATATACATGCGATCAATATGCAATATAttgcacatacactcaccggccactttattaggtacaatccagttgcttgttaacgcaaatacctaatcagccaatcacacggccgcagctcgctgcattcaggcctgtagaggtggtcaagacgacttgctgaagtgcagaccgagcatcagaacggggaagaaaggggatttaaggggctttgaacgtggcgtggttgttggtgccagacgggctggtctgagtatttcagaaactgctgatctgctgggattttcacacacaaccatctctaaggtttacagagaacggtccgaaaaagaggaaacatccagtgagcggtcagttgtgtggacggaaatgccttgttgatgtgagaggtcagaggagaatgggcagactggttccagatgatagaaaggcagcaggaactcaaataaccaaccagaatctctgaggaacgtttccaacaccttgttgaaagtgtggcatgaagaattaagacagttctgaaggaaaaagggggtccagccttttactagcaaggtgtacctaataaagtggccggtgagtgtatataaagcGATCAATAACGCGTCATGGTTAAACAGTGGAATTATTACACTGGAAATGCTATTGGTTAAAATGCACACAACAGCCACAATACTAAAAATCAAGACGTTTACATGGGCTGTATGAAAGACTAGTCCACTGATAGTTCAGTATACATGCACACAACCGCAGTCTTTCCATGTCTTACAATTTACTACCTAACAATGTTTATTTCCGACAGGACATTTATGCGTCTTCCTCTCCACAAAAGCCCATCTTTTACTTTTGTGTTATAAAGCTATGGCACTACTCAAAAAGCatcaaaacactgcaaaaaccGCATGGAGCCATGAGTGAAATGATCTATGTTCGTATGTCTAAACTGATCTTGAACAGCTCAGCAAAACAGCCTGGACTAAAAGTTTGAATTGGGCTTAGTTTAGGTTGACCGAGACCTCAGATGGACTACCACAGTTGAACCGTGCTGTTTTTATATGACTGTACCTTAGATAAACAAGCAGTCTTAGTCAGACTGATATCCAACCACTGGTGTGCATGCAAATGCAGttactgtgattggttggtggtatcatttgcattttgtagCAGCTTTGCAAAGGGCAGTATTGCAATAACAGTTCATAAGTGACATACTGTGTAGCTCTATTACCTAATAGGCAATCACACTGACTTAAACGTACCTTAGCAGTGCCAAAAATCTCCTCTTTTATGTGCCCACCACCAAATTCTTTCTTCAGCGTGGCCCTCGTAGCAGCGTACAGCATCTTCTGCCGAACCTGAAAACGCCACGCATGTGTTAATTCCTTTCCATAAGAATAATCAGAAACAAATGCTGTCTGTGTTTGGGTTTGCAGCCATTTGGCTGGCTGTGTGACACAACAGTGTTCCTGAACATCCCAGGAAATAATTAGAATTGCAAATTATCCACACCAGACCACCCCAAAACACGACAGTGTGTTTTCTGCGTCTGACCTGTCTTCTCTTCACAAACTATAACACAAAGTATTGGTGTGGAGGGGGTGGCACACCACTGTGAGGCTTTTAATGCCTCTTCCAAAGAGCAGACTATTAACAAAGAACCAACATGTGTAGCTATACgcccatgtaattacacagtctTAATTACTTGTGTCTGCTCCAGGCTTTTAAAATCCCATGTATTAAAACAGCCCTCATTTAtgaatacatccatccatccatccatccatccattttctaagccgcttctccgtcagggtcgcgggggggtgctggagcctatcccagcggtcattgggtggaaggcaagatacaccctggacaggtcgccagtccatcgcagggcagacagacagacacagacagtcactcacacccaggggcaatttagcacgtccaactggcctgactgcatgtctttggactgtgggaggaaaccggagaacctgaaggaaacccacgcagacacggggagaacatgcaaactccacacagagaggaccccggtcacccggctggggaatcgaacccaggccctcctcgctgtgaggcgacagcactacccactgcgccacgtTCTGAATATGAATAAACAGTTTCCTACAGTGTTTCTATACATGTACATTCCATGTGGCTCTATCAAAGTCTACATGCACACGTCTAACTCCATTTGAATATGTCATTCTTGGAGAAAAACAAGCTGAGAAGTAGGGCTTTTTTGGGCCTGGGTGTACTGACACCTTATCTTACCTTTAAACAAAACTGAGCCATTCAGGATAGAGTTACAACTGTACCTCAGAGAGAAATACACCACTACTGTAGTACTGATGCTGACGGTGTACAGTAACACACTTTGAGATTAACTACTGCAATGTCAGTAAGTTAAGTTaaatttaagtgatactttattaatcccacaaccggggaaatcccacctccgcatttaacccatctgtgaagtgaaccaccacatacacactagtgaacacacacacactagggggcagggagcacacttgcccggagcggtgggcagccctatccacggcacccagggagcagttgggggttaggtgtcttgctcaaggacacctcagtcatggactgttggccctgttggatcgaaccagcaaccttccgggtcacagggccagttccctaacctccagcccacgactgcccccaaagtataataataataataataataataataataataataataataataataatagtagtagtagtagtagtattactattaaataatgaaatttaAAGACAAGCATGTATAACAATCTTTAAAACCAAGTGGAACATCACACTATGCAGAATATGAAGAAAGAGCTTCACTGCTTTCAGTTAATTTCATATGTTATTGAACTTAAAATTTAAAAGTTTAGTCAAAATGCAATTTACAAAATTTACCTCTTAAGCAAAAAGAAGCAGATCAGAGCTTTAGCCTTGCATAGCTAAACAAAAAAcgtgtgttttgtctgtatcTTCGTGCATTTCACAGAAAACAGACGACTTACAGCGTCAGAAACCATACGAGACGGTCTTTCTGAGGTATGCAGTGTGCTCAGCGCTAACTggtatacatttaaaaagatggttcctgaagggttctttactaaaggcaaCAGTTCCATTGAGAACCACGAGTTTCACATAGAAGCATTTCATgcttagatggttctttatggtGAAAttgctcttcagattgatggagaatgtgtcgtatatggttctatacggaactttttggttctatacagaaccattttcaaaaaagctaTGCACagaaacatatcgctgctgtctgaagaaaacctcgcatgtaactttacaggagaaggaaaaaacctactttacttttaatgtgtgtcaatggaaccagaccccccccccccccaagtcatGTTGGGCCCTGTTTTCggttcattcttcatgaaattgacatacaatgaaaaaactggaaaacgacaaaaacgcAGATCCAAGTcgagtcaagtcagctttattgtgaATAGTACAGTATGTACAGGACATGCAGCGTATGGAAACtgcgttactctcagaccccatggtgtagcgataacattaaatagacggtAAACAGGAAACGTGTGAATTAAAtagacacttttaaaaaaaaacactaaacactaatcgtaaaaataaaaactaactgtagaaaaatagaataaaaatataatacaaggttttcttctgacagcagcgacatacaacacacactccatcaatctgaagccAACGCTTTTACTAAgaaacccttcaagaaccatcaTTTCTAAGTGTGCAGGGTATAAGCTGCCATTGCTTGAGCTACTCTAACCTTGTAGCTCTGGGGCGGCGGTGCCAAACCCCACCACTCAAAAGGCCacattcaaaaaaataaatccagCAAATTCGTGgtcagtttttatttcatttttatttaacactttGCTATGACTTTAATGGGCCACTGctgttcaaaatatgccaaaactgcaaccgaaaataggcactgaatatttatttatatttacattcatggcatttggctgccgctcttatccagagcgacttactaTTTGCTCAtttgttacacaggtaggccaaggtggtgttaggagtcttgcccaaggactcttattggtatagtgtagggtgtttgcccaggtggggattgaaccccagtctacagcatagaaggcagaggtgttacccactacactaaccaaccaa
This window encodes:
- the twf1b gene encoding twinfilin-1b, whose product is MSHQTGIQATAEVKDIFAKARNGEYRLIKVVIENEQLVLGGTKPAAKKWDQEWDSYVLPLLEDDMPSYLLYRLDTTNNQGYEWIFLAWSPDHSPVRQKMLYAATRATLKKEFGGGHIKEEIFGTAKDDISLNGYKRYLTSLAAPLPLTAAEEELRQIKLNEVQTDIHVDTKQQTLQGVSFPMQREAIQALEQFREKRINYVQLEIDFPRESIKLSSTAPTELKDLPKRIPKDAARYHFFLYKHTHEGDYLEYTVFIYSMPGYKCSIRERMLYSSCKNPLIDTVEKNLHIEIAKKLEIDNGDELTSDYLYEEVHPKQHAHKQAFAKPKGPTGKRGGRRITRPPGDGDDD